The DNA sequence CAAGGGCCGGGGATACGTCAGCGGCTGACCGGTTGTGGGTCGTCAACGCCCTGCTTACGGTCGAGGTCAGAGGCGGGTAGACGAGATCCGCCGGCGACCGAGAGGAGCTGCATGGCACTGGCCGTCGACGACTACGTCACGCGCGTGACCACCACCCCGACCATCATCGACAGGCCCGACCCGGTCGTGTGGTCCCGGGCCGACGATCCCGAGATCCGGCGCTTCGCCGAGGTCGGGTACGTGCAGCGACAGGGCGCACTGGACGCGGGCAGGGTGGACGCCTGCCTCGGGGAGGTGCACCGCATCGGTGCCGACCCCGCGATGGCCACCGACCCACGGGTCATCCGCGAGGCCGGCAGCGACGCCGTGCGATCCATCTTCGACGTCCACATCCTGAGCGAGACAGTGCAGGAGGCGGTCGAGTACTCCGGTGCCGTCGAACTCGCCCGCGAGATCCTCGGCTCCGACGTCTACGTGCACCAGAGTCGACTCAACTACAAGCCCGGGTTCGCGGGCGGCGCGTTCTACTGGCACTCGGACTTCGAGACGTGGCACGCCGAGGACGGCATGCCCCGTCCGCGAGCGTGCAGCGCCTCCCTCGCCCTCACCCGCAACGAGGTGTACAACGGCCCGCTGATGATCATGCCGGGGACCCAGAGATACTTCGTCCAGTGCGCCGGCGAGACGCCGGAGGCGTACTACGAGGAGTCCCTCGTGAGCACGGCGCCGACGATAGGGGTGCCGTCCGAGGGGCACATCGCGGAGCTGTACCACTCCCACGGGCTCCACGTCCTCACCGGCGAGGCGGGGTCGATGACCATGTTCGACTGCAACACCCTCCACGCCTCCGGGGGCAACATCAGCCCGGTGCCGAGGGCGAACGTCTTCGTCGTCTTCAACAGCGTGGAGAACGAGCTGACCACCCCCTTCGCGGGGACTGCGCGGCGCCCCGACTTCCTCGCGAGGCGCTGACGCCCGATACTGAGGCCCGGTGCTGTGGCCCGGCGCTGAGACTTGGTGCTGACGCCCGGTGGCGTGCCCGCGGACCGAGTGCGGTCGCGCCCTACGGGGTGTCGAGCCCCAGTCCGACGGCTGCCTCGGTGAAGGCGTCCACGAAGGCCTGCAGCGGCCGGCGCCGGGCGTCCCGTTCCCGGTAGGCGATCGAGACCGTCCTGGTGAGAACATCGCTCAGCCGCACCACGTCCACGTCCGCGGTCGTGGTGCTCAGGCCGAGATCGGAGGCCAGGGTCACGCCCAGGCCGGCCGCGACCAGGGCGAGTGCCGTCGACTGCTCGCCGGCCTCGTGGCGGATGTCCGGCTCGAACCCCGCCTCGCGGCACGCGAGCCGCACCGCCCTCCCGAAGTGCGAGCGGGGATGCGCCAGGACCCAGGGCTTCGCCGCGAGGTCCCCCAACGCCACCTCGTCGGCGTCCATCCACCCGCGGGGGGCGACGAGATGTAGCGACTCCACGGCGATCGGGGTCCGGGTGAGTTCGGGGACGCGGGCCATCGTGTAGCTGGAGTAGTCGAGGACGAAGGCCAGGTCGAGGGAACCGTCCCGGACGGCTCCCGTGGTGTCCTCCGGGGCGAGCTCCCGGCTCCGTACCTCGATCCCCGGGTGATCCCGGGCGAGTACCCGGATCCCCTCGGGCAGCAGGGTGGTGGCCACCGACGCCCAGACGCCGGCGGTGAGTGTGGTCCCGACCCCGGCCCGCGCCGACTCCATCGCGTGCCCGGCGTCCTCCACCGCGGCGAGGATGGTCTCCGCGTGCCCCGCGAGGACCACCCCGGCGTCGGTGAGTCCTATCCGCCGGCCGCGCCGCTCGAACAGAGGCGTCCCCGCCTCCCGTTCCAACAGCGCGAGCTGCTGGGAGACCGCGGAGACCGTGTAGTCCAGGGCCCCGGCGACAGCGGTCACGGTCTCGCGGCGCTCCAGTTCGCGGAGCAGCCTGAGTCGATGCAGTGACGGCTCCATGGCCCCGAGAATAGGGGCTGACCGGGGACAGTGCAGAAAAACTGAACGGTCAGGTCCATCGATTCTCGCTGGACCCGGGCCCGTTCTCGCTCCCATCCTGAAATGACCCCGACGGAAAGTCGGGCACAGGCGTTTCAGGAGGCGAGCACGATGACATCCATCGAGATTCCGGGTAGCACCGCGACGACCGGGTCGGTGCCGGTGGCTGTTCCGACTCCGCCCGCGGAGCGGGCCACCACGCGTGAGCCCTACCTGCGGTTGCACTGGAAAGACGACGTGACGGGCGCCCGCGGTTTCCTCGTCGTCGACACCCTCGTCGGTGGCCTGGCCACCGGGGGCACCAGGATGCGGGCCGGCTGCACCCTTGGTGAGGTGGAGGACCTGGCCCGGGGCATGACGCGTAAGACCGCGGCGTTCGACCTCCCCGTGGGTGGCGCCAAGGGCGGCATCGACTTCGACCCCAAGGATCCGCGCGCCGTCGAGGTGTTGTCCAGGTTCTGCGAGGCGATGCGCCCGTTCCTCGATCGTCACTGGGTGACCGCCGAGGACCTGGGGGTTCCGCAGCACCTGATCGACGAGGTCTTCGCGGGGCTGGGGATGCGGCAGTCCTACCACGCCGCCATCGAGCGTTCCGAGGATCCCGCCGCGACCGCGGGCCGCATCTTCCGCGGGCTCACGGCCGAGGTGCCCGGTGGGCTGCTCGGCGACGTGATCGGCGGGTACGGGGTGGCGCAGGCGTGCCTGGCGGCGGCCTACGTGCGCGGCTGGGACGTCGGCCGCACGACCGTCGCGGTCCAGGGCGTGGGCACGATGGGTGGCGCGGCGGCCTGGTACCTGCACGAGGCCGGTATGACCGTGGTCGCGGTGGCCGACGCCGCGGGAACCCTCTACGACCCGGCGGGCCTCGACATCCCCGCGCTGCTCGCCACCCGCGACCGCTTCGGTGAGATCGACCGGGCGGCGGTTCCCGCCCGGGTCCAGCGTCTGGAGCGGGATCAGATCATCGGGATGGACGTCGACGTCCTGGTCCCCGCCGCGGTCTCCTACGCGATCACCGCGGACAACTGCGCGTCCGTCACCGCGCCGATCGTGGTGGAGGCCGCCAACGCCGCCACCACCATCGACGCCGAGCTCGACCTCACGGCGCGCGGGATCGCGGTGCTACCGGACTTCGTGGCCAACGCCGGCGCGGTCGCCTGGGCCTGGTGGCTGATCCTCGGAGAGGTCGACGATCAGCCCGGGACCTCGTTCCTGCGGCTCAGCCGGGAGATGACGGCCAAGGTGTCGGACCTGCTCACCCGGTGGACTCCCGCGGACGGCCCGGTGCGCTGGACGGCCGACGTCTCGCACCTGGTACGCGAGGTCCCGCCGGTCGTCGTGCCCTGACCGGGAATCCGCGCGCAACAGCTGCAGCCGCACACGAGATCTCGTGTGCGGCTGCAGTTGTTGCGCGCGTGTGCGGAAAGTCGGGTGGGCGCGCCCGGTCAGGCCCCGGCCGCGGAGTCGGCGTCGACCGCCAGTCGCTCCTCGGCAGGCGAGTTCTCCTCAGCCCCGTTCTCCTCGGCCCCGTTCTCCTCGGCCGCCCCGTTCCCCTTTCCGATCGCGGTGTGCAGTCGCGCGCGGCGGGGCGAGTCGTCGGTGCCCAGCAGGAGGTCGATGGTCAACCCCAGCCTGCTGTTGACGTCTGCGGCCGAGGACCTCCTGGTGAGCCACGAGACGAGGTTGGACATCCACACGTCGGAGACCACGCGGGCGATCGAGAGCTGGACCTCGTCCGGCTCACCCTGGGCCATGGCCCGGGCGATGATCCGGTCCATGTAGAAGCCCACCTCCTCGACCTCGTTGGCCACCGAGGCATCGGCGAACATGAACGCCCGGGTCATGGCCTCGGTGAGGTTGGGATCGCGCTGCATGGACTTGGTGATCATGTCCACCACGACCTTCATGCGCTCCTGGGCGGTGTCCCCGGGCGGTGCCGAACGTTCCGTGCGCTGGTCCAGCCTGCGGAACTCACGGGCCAGAGCCGAGACCAGGAGGTGCACCTTGGAGGGGAAGTAGCGGTAGAGCGTGCCCACGGCGACCTCGGCCTTCTCGGCCACGGCCCGCATCTGCACCGCCTCGTACCCACCCTTGGCCGCCAGGGCCAAGGTGGCGTCGAGGATGCGGCGACGCCGCTCCCGCTGCGACGAGGTGCTGGGCTCGTCACCACGGGACGCGGGATCGGACGCGGCTGGACCGGAACCGGTCTCGGTCGAGCTCTTGGTCATGAGGCGAGCCTCCTGGGCTGGCGACGGCCGATCGGGGGCCGGGTGCGGTCATCACGTCCTGCTGGTGCATTCTAGGACACGGTTGTTAGAACACGTTCTATTATGGGGGAGAGCGCCGGTCCTCGGACCCGCGCCGGTTCGAACCCCGTCGCGACGAGGAGCCACCGTGAGCATCGCCACCACCCCGGATCAGATCGAGATCCAGAACTCGATCAGGTCCTGGGCCAAGTCCGTCGATCCCGTGGACACAGTACGCGCACAGGAGACCGACCCGGACGCGTGGAAGGCACTTTGGGCCCAGTTGGCCGAACTGGGGATCTTCGGCGTCGCCGTCGCCGAGGAGTACGGCGGGGCCGGGGCCGAGATCATCGACCTGGCCTGCATGCTCGAGGAGGCCAC is a window from the Dietzia sp. JS16-p6b genome containing:
- the kstR gene encoding cholesterol catabolism transcriptional regulator KstR — translated: MTKSSTETGSGPAASDPASRGDEPSTSSQRERRRRILDATLALAAKGGYEAVQMRAVAEKAEVAVGTLYRYFPSKVHLLVSALAREFRRLDQRTERSAPPGDTAQERMKVVVDMITKSMQRDPNLTEAMTRAFMFADASVANEVEEVGFYMDRIIARAMAQGEPDEVQLSIARVVSDVWMSNLVSWLTRRSSAADVNSRLGLTIDLLLGTDDSPRRARLHTAIGKGNGAAEENGAEENGAEENSPAEERLAVDADSAAGA
- a CDS encoding phytanoyl-CoA dioxygenase family protein; this translates as MALAVDDYVTRVTTTPTIIDRPDPVVWSRADDPEIRRFAEVGYVQRQGALDAGRVDACLGEVHRIGADPAMATDPRVIREAGSDAVRSIFDVHILSETVQEAVEYSGAVELAREILGSDVYVHQSRLNYKPGFAGGAFYWHSDFETWHAEDGMPRPRACSASLALTRNEVYNGPLMIMPGTQRYFVQCAGETPEAYYEESLVSTAPTIGVPSEGHIAELYHSHGLHVLTGEAGSMTMFDCNTLHASGGNISPVPRANVFVVFNSVENELTTPFAGTARRPDFLARR
- a CDS encoding Glu/Leu/Phe/Val dehydrogenase, whose translation is MTSIEIPGSTATTGSVPVAVPTPPAERATTREPYLRLHWKDDVTGARGFLVVDTLVGGLATGGTRMRAGCTLGEVEDLARGMTRKTAAFDLPVGGAKGGIDFDPKDPRAVEVLSRFCEAMRPFLDRHWVTAEDLGVPQHLIDEVFAGLGMRQSYHAAIERSEDPAATAGRIFRGLTAEVPGGLLGDVIGGYGVAQACLAAAYVRGWDVGRTTVAVQGVGTMGGAAAWYLHEAGMTVVAVADAAGTLYDPAGLDIPALLATRDRFGEIDRAAVPARVQRLERDQIIGMDVDVLVPAAVSYAITADNCASVTAPIVVEAANAATTIDAELDLTARGIAVLPDFVANAGAVAWAWWLILGEVDDQPGTSFLRLSREMTAKVSDLLTRWTPADGPVRWTADVSHLVREVPPVVVP
- a CDS encoding LysR family transcriptional regulator, with the protein product MEPSLHRLRLLRELERRETVTAVAGALDYTVSAVSQQLALLEREAGTPLFERRGRRIGLTDAGVVLAGHAETILAAVEDAGHAMESARAGVGTTLTAGVWASVATTLLPEGIRVLARDHPGIEVRSRELAPEDTTGAVRDGSLDLAFVLDYSSYTMARVPELTRTPIAVESLHLVAPRGWMDADEVALGDLAAKPWVLAHPRSHFGRAVRLACREAGFEPDIRHEAGEQSTALALVAAGLGVTLASDLGLSTTTADVDVVRLSDVLTRTVSIAYRERDARRRPLQAFVDAFTEAAVGLGLDTP